In Legionella cincinnatiensis, the DNA window GTACCGTCCCGAGTTGAGTTTTGTCTGGTCTGTAATTGCCCCATGAGGTTTTTGCTCTTCCTTGGGAACTTGCAACACATAAAATAGCATCTTTATATCTCTTGCAAAAACCTGATAATCTTTGCCGTCGCTGATAAGGCTTGGTTGCATGGCAATAATATAGCTCGACGTACACGGTGGATTGTTTATGGACATATTGTTAGCTTGTTATTCCTGTAGTGCTATTAAAAAACTTTAATCTTTTTCTAAGTTACCATGAAAATCAACGGCGGTTTAATGCAAATCCTCGTAATATATATAGATCAATATATTGGAAGTGTTCAACCCATTGTGGCGGCGGCTACTGAATAGATGGCGATGATCTATACGTGATATAGGTTATGTTTTTTGTTTGAATAATGTTACCCCGAAAGTTACCCCTGAATGATGGTTGTTACCCTGATTTTGTTTCCAATTTCTCCATACTATTCGCAATTCGCGAATTGCGAATAGTGAGAAGAAAATATTTACAACCCAGTTATTTCTTAACAAACCGAAACTCATCTAAAATACCAATAATTAAGTCATCAATATGTTTTTTTAATTCCGAACGATCAACATCGATACTTAGATTTAATTTTTCTAACCATTCTTTATAATCGTCTTCGTCACCTTGATATCCTGGTACAGATTGATCATTCATTGTGATAATAAAAAGAACAGCTAAGTCTCTCGAGATACTTCCATAGCGTCTTTCGGTTTCTTTTACTTTTACGTGAGCAGTTATGCCCAGATATTCGCAAATTTCAATGGCTTTGGCTTCTTTTTTCCTTATTCTTTCGCAAAGATCGGGGTTGGAACAGACAAGAAAAACAACAAAGATAGATACGGCATACCATATTTGATCATACTGTTTTTCTCTTAGGGTATGAAATACCTCAAGATATAAAACAATTTTACTCACTTCTCTTAATGATACTTGATTGCAAGTAATCAAGTTCTCTAATAACTTAAATACATAATCTGCAAAAATGCCGCGTTGGCTTAATACAGGACTTGCATTGATTAGCTGCTCAGCATAGTGGAAAGATACATGCTTTTTCTTTGCATTGAATAATTTTTCTACTGGTAGATAAAATTTAAACTTTATAAATTTATCAAGGTATCGATGCGCGTCTATAGCAGATCCATAACAGTGTTTGACTGAAGCTTTCATTTGTTGATAATTTGTTACTAAAATAAACTTAACATTTTCAACATCAAAGATGTGCTTTATTGTTTCTAAAATTGCGATTGCAAAACTGGGTTTGCATCTATCAAGCTCATCGATAAAAATAATTAATTTTTTATCTTTTGTTATTTCTTGTAAGATATTTTTTAAACCATCAATATCTTTTTTAGCTTCCTGATGGTCCTTGATTAACCCTTCAATAACCGCATTACTACCGTCATCTACCACTTTTTCTAATTCTTCTTGATAATTCTGTTCTAGTGTATTTGCTTCAGCCCTTAGAACCCACGCAAAACCTGCTTTTACCGAAGCTTTGAAACCATAACGCAAAATAGCTTTTGCTTTATTTAAAAAGAATATTTTTTTGCTTTCATCATCAATTAGCTCATAAATAGCAGCTACGAGAGGAATTAAAGGATCATCGGTGTGATCGTCCTGAAAAGCATCAATATAAGCGCAATCCAGTTTGCCTTTATAATTCTCTTTAATTAGATTTTTCGTTTTTTGGCAAAACTCGGTTTTACCTGTTCCCCATTGGCCATCTATGACCAATGGACTGATATCAATATCACTTATTAGTAGATTTATCAGTTTTTGAGCAATTGGTTTGCGTTCAAATTCATCACGATCCGCAAAAGTTAAATCGGCAATATTTTTCATTTATCAAAAATCCATCAAACCATTAATATATTAAACTGTATTTTCCCGATTACGAATGCGCTCGTAAACTTCTTTTACAAGATATCCTGCTGCTACTTGATGAAACTGAGGATCATTCATTAATTTTACAAAAATGTCTTCGTTTCCTTCCATTCGCTCAATAAAAAGCCCTTCTAACATTTTTTCAAAAACCAAAGTAAAATTTTCTAAATTATTTGCCTTCGCTGCTTCTTGTATTTTTTCATTTAATGAGGCAGCCTCAGCAACCTGATCAAAAAATAACTCATCTGCTTTTGTAAAATCTGTACCAAAGCGATCATTTAATTTATCCACTAACAACGATAACTGAACCCTTTCGTCAGTTGAGTTTTTCGTACCGACTTCTGTTGGCCCTTTGAGTACATCGCTTTCACCCTTACTAAGATCAATCGAGCCTTCACTTATTTTTTGTAATCGGTAATATTGCAGTTCAACTTCATCATCCAATTTAAATCCAGGCTCCTCACTTCGATTAGGTAGTTTGGCCGATAAAAAACGTAAATACGTGTAAAGTTTCTCTAAGTCTGAATCTTGGAAAGGTATAATCTGAGATAGAAAAACATATAAATTTTTAAAGCCTTTCAATTGTCCTCTAAACAATTCTTGATCAGCCATTTCTAAACTTATAAATCGCTCAACTGCAAAATCTAAGGTTGCGTTCATAAGCTTATGATCCATCGCTGTAGGTTCTTTTCTTTTTCTGAACCAGATTTCACAAAGGGCGTTAATTTCTTCCGTCGAAAAAACTTGCCACTCCTCAAGTCGATGTTGTAAATCATAAAGCTGGTGAGCATCAGCCATAGGGCCTATAGCCGTTGTTTCGTAGTAGTCCTTAAATGAATAGTAAATTTCTTCAGGCTCGTTAACAAAATCAAGTACAAAGGTATCTGTCTTTCCGGATGTAGTACGATTTAAACGGGATAGCGTTTGAACCGCCTGTATCCCTGAAAGGCGTTTATCTACATACATTGTATGTAATAAAGGCTGATCAAAACCCGTTTGATATTTGTCTGCCACCAAAAGCACTTGGTATTCTTCTGTTGCAAATTTGGCGGGTAGTTCAGTTTCCTTTATTCCATTATTCATACCTACTTCAGAATATTCATGGCCCGGATTATCAGGATCAACCAGTTTACCTGAAAAGGCGACTAGGGATTTTATATCATGATATTTTTTCTGTTTTAAATACTTATCAAACTCTAGCTTATACCTTACCGCATGCAAGCGAGATTCTGTAACAACCATAGCTTTTGCGCGCCCTCCGATTTTATGGCGCGTTGAATGGCGAAAATGCTCAACTATGACTTCTATTTTCTGAGCAATGTTATGAGGATGCAAACTCATAAAGCGAGCCAATTGTTTTGCTGCTTTTTTCTTAGGTACTTCTGGATCATTTTCAATAGATTTAATTAAGCCATAATAGGTTTTATAGGTTGTATAATTGGCTAATACATCCATGATAAAACCTTCTTCAATTGCCTGTCGCATACTGTACAAGTGAAAGGGCGCTCTGCCGTTTTCCCCGGGCTCATTAAACACTGCTAAAGTTTTAAATTTCGGCGTAGCTGTGAATGCAAAAAAGCTAATATTCGCTTGTTTAGGACGCTTTAACATCTCTTGAAATAATACCTCTTTTGCTTCTTCTGATAGGCTTTCGTCATCATCACCAAGCATTTGTTCAGCAATAGTCGCAGCAATTCCTTCCTTATTTAAAATTTTACGTAATTCCATGGCTGATTCACCACTTTGCGAGCTATGTGCCTCATCCACAATAACTGCAAATCGACGATTTGCGGTATCAATCTTAATTGCAGAACCTTGCTTTTCTAAGGTATCAAGAGCTTGAGCAATAAAGGGAAACTTTTGAATGGTAGAAATGATAATTGGAGCACCCCCGGAAAGTGCTTTTACTAATTGCTGAGTATCCTCATCAATTTTTTGCACCACACCTTGCTTATGCTCAAATTGATAAATTGTATTTTGTAACTGCTGATCAAGAACGCGTCTATCTGTAATAACCACAACGGTATCAAATACTTTTTTATCTTCTTCATCATGCAAACTCGCCAAGCGATGCGCCAGCCATGCTATAGAATTAGACTTCCCTGAACCAGCTGAGTGCTGGATCAAATAATTATGCCCACTGCCTTTGCACTTTGCATCGCTAACTAGACTCCGAACAGCATCCAGCTGATGGTAACGAGGAAAAATCATGGTTTCTTTACGGTGCTTCTTGATTCCTTGTAATGTGACCACTTGATGTTCTTCAACTTGCAAATGGACATATCTCGCAAGAATATCCATAAGACTATCTTTACAAAGTACTTCTTCCCAAAGATAAGCAGTGCGATAATTATCAGGATTGAGTGGATTACCTGCACCACAACCATTACCTTTGTTAAATGGCAAAAAGAATGTATTCTTTCCCGCTAACCGGGTCGTCATAAATACTAAATCTGGATCAACAGCAAAATGCACTAATGCCCGTTCTTTAAATCGAAATAGGGGAGCAGTGGAATCTCTTTCCATGCGGTATTGCTGTTTAGCATGCGTGACCGTTTGACCTGTTAGTGGATTTTTAAGCTCTAATGTAATAATAGGAAGTCCGTTAAGCGATAATAATACATCGATCGATTGACTAAGATCTTTTGGATTAAAATGTACTTGGCGTGAAATAGTAAGATTATTTTGTGCGTAGTCTGCCCAAGCCTCTGGATTCATTTTACTATTTGGCGTGAAATAAGCCATTCGGAAGTTTTTACCAAAGCACTTAAAACCATGTCTTAATACATTCAACATCCCTTTTGAGGTCAGCTCTTTTCCCAATGAATCGAGTACAACAGTTTCCGCTTTTTCACCATGAAAATTTTGTATGGCTTGCCATTTGGATAATTGTGTTCTAGTAATAAACTCAATAACATTTCTAGAAAATAAAGCTCGATCAGCGTCAAAGTCTTTAGGATTTACTGATACATAACCACCTTGGTTAGTAAGATTTTGCTCTATGGCCTCTTCAAAACGGATTTCTCTGTGTTTAGTCATATCGCTTCTCTTTTATTTCCAATCGATTCTTCTGATAAAAGCTGTTTCTCTAGATATTTGATCGCCAATTCTCTCAGTTTTTTTTGCTCATTAATTTCCACCTCTTCAAATGGTAACGAAGTAACTTGCATTGGCAATGCCAATTCTCCGGCAAATAATTTGACTAAATTGGCTCTCATTAGCATTTGATATTGTTCTTCTGTAACATGTCCTTGTGGTTTATAAATACTTTGCCTCATATGTGCTTCGTCAAACTCATAGCCCAAAACTTCCCCCATATTGACTAGCAATGTTGTGAGTGTTTTTTCGCATTCGTTATTAAATAATTCCTGTTGTATTTCAGTTTTCTGCGAATTACTTCGAATATCTAAGTAATTACGCCATGCACGCCTTACATCTTTGTATTTTTTATTTCCATAAAACTCTATATCAATCATATTTAGTGCTTGGATATGTTCTAATGACAATGGAGAGTGCCTAGTCGCCATTAATGTTTTAAAAATCGTTAGCTTAGAACTTCTCGCTTCTTTCTGTTTCATTAACCAGCCTTGAATAAATAATGCTATCCAAGGAGAAAATAAAACGGAGATAATCATTAACCAATCAGTGATAGATATATGTAAAATAGTTATCGGTGTTTCAGTCATGATAAAGCCCATTCTTTTTTTGCTTCAGAGGTATCTTCTTGTAAGAGGCTATTAACATTAATTTTCCCAGTTACAGCATGAGTAATCAAAGTAGAGCGATATTCATTTAAGTAACCAATTGCCTCGGTAATTTTAAAAATAGTCTCCTCAATCTTTTTTAATTTATTATCCAGCACATTAAGTATTTTTTCTTGCTCTTCAAGAGGAGGGGTTGGTATACACAAATTTGCATATTTTTCTGCACTTACATTTTGAATAGTTGCCTGAATGAAAATATTATTTAGCCAATCCCAATAAGAGTTTGAATTAAGAAATCTAAAAATAAACTCGGGATTAATCATGGAGTGTATTCTTGCTCGTATCAAATAACCTGCATAACAAGCACGCCCTAAGTGAGCTCTATAAATAAAACTTTTTCCAACTGTTGCCCCACTTCTGGCCAGTAAAATATCTCCGTCTTTTAATAGGTAGGGTATAGCTTTTTCTTCAGATAATGACTTAAAAGTATCCTCTTTTAATAAACCATTATCCTTTATATCTGTAATTCGTATATATCTTGGTTGACTTCGATCATCATCTTCTGCTGATTCATTTGCCCCATATTTAAATGGCTCGCTAACTAGAAATTTAAAGCGCTTTACCCCCCAATGAACTGGGATTTTTCCAATATAAGGAATATATGAATCTTTCATAAGTGTGTTTTTATTTAGCCCCTTGGTAACAGCTTGAGTAATAAATGCTATTCGTTTTTCTTCTAACAGTTTTATAAGCGCATATTTTTTAGCTATTAACACATCAATTTCTGTTGTTTTTTTATCTAAAAAGTCTGTTATGGTTTTCTGTTCTAATAAAGAAGGAATAGCCGTTGCAAAATTCTTAATAAAATTTTCGGGTACTCTTTTCTGCCCCCCAGCACCATACATTTCAGCTTCCCCAAGCTTTCTAAAAGGATAACTTATCGTTAAATAAAATAAATATTCGGATGTAATATTTGTAAACGGTCTCAATACATATAATTCTGTCGTACCATATCCAACGCCATTTTTAAGCCCTTTTGCTAGCGCACCTTTGGCATTTTCAAAACAAGGGGTGATTTTAGCTACAACTACATCATGCTCTTCGAAATAAGTATATCCATCTCCAATTTCACTAACTTGTTTTTCTATATCAAGTCGAAGCCCACCATTCTCACCTACAGCTTCCATCGGTATAAATGAAACAATATCATCAGGACGTAACAATTTATTGGATTTATTCAAATTTGTTGTTAAAACAAATCGTAATCGTTTAATACACCATGTAACTGGAGTTTCATCAAACCAAGCAACATTGGTGTGTTTTTCATTTTCATGTTGATAATAAGCCATGGTCATTGCTCTCCAATATCATTACTTACACCCATAACCGCACTAACAATAGACAGTTTCAGTGACTCAGAGTAATCATCTTCATAAATTAATGAACTAATAATCTCGAACAATAGCTCTTTATTAATAACATTATCAGCAACCCATACAGCAATATTTTCCATTTCCTTCACAAATCGTGTCACGGCATAATCATAGCCATTCAGCTCTAAAAAATAAGCCCCTAAAGCAATGCTAGAGCGTTTGTTTACATCATTAAAAGCGTGATGTTTATTAATAGCAAAGACCAAATGCGTCAACTTATGTTCAATTGTTGGGTAGTAATGGTCATTTTGAATATGCATGAGAGGGCTTTCTAAATGACCAATATGTTTAACCCCATGCAGTCCGCCTGTGTGCTCAACTAACCAATCATGCACATCAATAGCATGTTGCGTATCAAAGTAGAAAAAAGGTAACTCAGCTTCGTTATTCATAATTAGCGGTCCTTCAAACGTTTAAAGACAGCTAATGTTTCCGGATCACTCAATCTTTGCTCGAGAGATTTACTGGTTTCACCTAAGAAGCGATCAAAATCAGCTTCTGGGACTGATTGTATATAAGTTTCTAATTTGTCGTGCAGCGCATCGCGAAAACATAAATCCCGGCTGGCCATTTTTGTACGGGCATCATCAATCATTGGTTTTAAATAAGGATTCTTTACTGCTCGTTCAATCAAATTATCAAGTTCGTGTGGTACAAGTTTGCGCTGATGTTTTTCAAAATACTCTTTCATTTCTGCTGCCAAGCCAT includes these proteins:
- a CDS encoding KAP family P-loop NTPase fold protein, which codes for MKNIADLTFADRDEFERKPIAQKLINLLISDIDISPLVIDGQWGTGKTEFCQKTKNLIKENYKGKLDCAYIDAFQDDHTDDPLIPLVAAIYELIDDESKKIFFLNKAKAILRYGFKASVKAGFAWVLRAEANTLEQNYQEELEKVVDDGSNAVIEGLIKDHQEAKKDIDGLKNILQEITKDKKLIIFIDELDRCKPSFAIAILETIKHIFDVENVKFILVTNYQQMKASVKHCYGSAIDAHRYLDKFIKFKFYLPVEKLFNAKKKHVSFHYAEQLINASPVLSQRGIFADYVFKLLENLITCNQVSLREVSKIVLYLEVFHTLREKQYDQIWYAVSIFVVFLVCSNPDLCERIRKKEAKAIEICEYLGITAHVKVKETERRYGSISRDLAVLFIITMNDQSVPGYQGDEDDYKEWLEKLNLSIDVDRSELKKHIDDLIIGILDEFRFVKK
- a CDS encoding type I restriction endonuclease subunit R; the protein is MTKHREIRFEEAIEQNLTNQGGYVSVNPKDFDADRALFSRNVIEFITRTQLSKWQAIQNFHGEKAETVVLDSLGKELTSKGMLNVLRHGFKCFGKNFRMAYFTPNSKMNPEAWADYAQNNLTISRQVHFNPKDLSQSIDVLLSLNGLPIITLELKNPLTGQTVTHAKQQYRMERDSTAPLFRFKERALVHFAVDPDLVFMTTRLAGKNTFFLPFNKGNGCGAGNPLNPDNYRTAYLWEEVLCKDSLMDILARYVHLQVEEHQVVTLQGIKKHRKETMIFPRYHQLDAVRSLVSDAKCKGSGHNYLIQHSAGSGKSNSIAWLAHRLASLHDEEDKKVFDTVVVITDRRVLDQQLQNTIYQFEHKQGVVQKIDEDTQQLVKALSGGAPIIISTIQKFPFIAQALDTLEKQGSAIKIDTANRRFAVIVDEAHSSQSGESAMELRKILNKEGIAATIAEQMLGDDDESLSEEAKEVLFQEMLKRPKQANISFFAFTATPKFKTLAVFNEPGENGRAPFHLYSMRQAIEEGFIMDVLANYTTYKTYYGLIKSIENDPEVPKKKAAKQLARFMSLHPHNIAQKIEVIVEHFRHSTRHKIGGRAKAMVVTESRLHAVRYKLEFDKYLKQKKYHDIKSLVAFSGKLVDPDNPGHEYSEVGMNNGIKETELPAKFATEEYQVLLVADKYQTGFDQPLLHTMYVDKRLSGIQAVQTLSRLNRTTSGKTDTFVLDFVNEPEEIYYSFKDYYETTAIGPMADAHQLYDLQHRLEEWQVFSTEEINALCEIWFRKRKEPTAMDHKLMNATLDFAVERFISLEMADQELFRGQLKGFKNLYVFLSQIIPFQDSDLEKLYTYLRFLSAKLPNRSEEPGFKLDDEVELQYYRLQKISEGSIDLSKGESDVLKGPTEVGTKNSTDERVQLSLLVDKLNDRFGTDFTKADELFFDQVAEAASLNEKIQEAAKANNLENFTLVFEKMLEGLFIERMEGNEDIFVKLMNDPQFHQVAAGYLVKEVYERIRNRENTV
- a CDS encoding DUF6680 family protein, giving the protein MGFIMTETPITILHISITDWLMIISVLFSPWIALFIQGWLMKQKEARSSKLTIFKTLMATRHSPLSLEHIQALNMIDIEFYGNKKYKDVRRAWRNYLDIRSNSQKTEIQQELFNNECEKTLTTLLVNMGEVLGYEFDEAHMRQSIYKPQGHVTEEQYQMLMRANLVKLFAGELALPMQVTSLPFEEVEINEQKKLRELAIKYLEKQLLSEESIGNKREAI
- a CDS encoding restriction endonuclease subunit S, producing MAYYQHENEKHTNVAWFDETPVTWCIKRLRFVLTTNLNKSNKLLRPDDIVSFIPMEAVGENGGLRLDIEKQVSEIGDGYTYFEEHDVVVAKITPCFENAKGALAKGLKNGVGYGTTELYVLRPFTNITSEYLFYLTISYPFRKLGEAEMYGAGGQKRVPENFIKNFATAIPSLLEQKTITDFLDKKTTEIDVLIAKKYALIKLLEEKRIAFITQAVTKGLNKNTLMKDSYIPYIGKIPVHWGVKRFKFLVSEPFKYGANESAEDDDRSQPRYIRITDIKDNGLLKEDTFKSLSEEKAIPYLLKDGDILLARSGATVGKSFIYRAHLGRACYAGYLIRARIHSMINPEFIFRFLNSNSYWDWLNNIFIQATIQNVSAEKYANLCIPTPPLEEQEKILNVLDNKLKKIEETIFKITEAIGYLNEYRSTLITHAVTGKINVNSLLQEDTSEAKKEWALS
- a CDS encoding type II toxin-antitoxin system death-on-curing family toxin — protein: MNNEAELPFFYFDTQHAIDVHDWLVEHTGGLHGVKHIGHLESPLMHIQNDHYYPTIEHKLTHLVFAINKHHAFNDVNKRSSIALGAYFLELNGYDYAVTRFVKEMENIAVWVADNVINKELLFEIISSLIYEDDYSESLKLSIVSAVMGVSNDIGEQ